A single genomic interval of Anopheles marshallii chromosome 2, idAnoMarsDA_429_01, whole genome shotgun sequence harbors:
- the LOC128718949 gene encoding uncharacterized protein LOC128718949 translates to MGATKRACFGRSNSVQANTPVGNSQETQQNSRVSSGNQQQFSNHRVRRLRSTSQSTSSTSLNSINNNSSGSTTGNASCVSTGNNTTNCTGSSSSTSSSSTYNTTSTNNNITTYNHNNCSTLRQQRHHHLHTIRSSTSSTNSTASNTGGLISRVFEHSSGSGSSNNSLNCTNTTVNTAATGTISTGGGSANNPSSSVATASGGAGVGAGNHFRRVSPGDKKIHSQLKNDDKMDERRQQQQRTPVKQHQQTRDTTPTSRKAGNRKDEGGAGGALAISETSPKKHNTVRSHGMISKLSSVGTDKEDNEAAESMVESNTTVPVEPNENMEDATTPLGDDAVEDHHPTGSTKMLPEQEEKEPICHEENSTTEAKVTRRSKAATKDSGIYGEQQLSNHHLDENGVAEDEKEGAHENDVAEAGVQIRQTDPENIHPAGGSRESDSSQCRTILRFVRKSLENTAMSVIYSKNFIENETIETEYPRNLDDNIEILSREAENLALQFKPSEEKLVQYGPIFDLEKFEEQRKQQKKEDDEDEAIGISPCGRFLKYDKEVGRGSFKTVYRGLDTQTGVAVAWCELLEKKVNRVERARFREEAEMLKKLQHPNIVRFYNYWEAAPTAGNKKKNIVLVTELMLSGTLKSYLRRFKKINPKVLKSWCRQILKGLHFLHSRTPPIIHRDLKCDNIFITGTTGSVKIGDLGLATLKNRSFAKSVIGTPEFMAPEMYEEHYDEAVDVYAFGMCMLEMATSEYPYNECNTPAQIYKKVTSGVKPQSLEKVENPEVREIIERCIHDKKEGRPTCKELLNCEFFCEDIGIRLEPISKDLFLTNPENVRMEFRLRIMDPKKRVNKHKENEAIQFDFDIRVDDAEEIANEMYKSGILMEDDSKTVAKILKVQIQTLLKEREERARQQQVEKDKEALQKQVMIAQQLYQQQQLQQQLENDLQVTELQVPQMTQPMPVQLPQQQLPQAQAQGYYQPSSLPASQTQQIMYQQQISAPVGNEQLQQTFQQQSVGGQFVIGQSIPLQQPMAQVIQQQQQHQQFLNQMVSTQPTQSNMAVTQQSNYLQQQVFVDPQQQQQFMLQLQQQQATQQGQSGTNLQYIPQMGTQQQLVQQLMQLHQQNVAMMQQQQQQAELQEQISTLEQQLQGIIPIHSQPTQNIQQQQQIQQQQHQQIQQQQQQIQHQQQQIQQQQQQHMQQIQHQQQQQIQQQQQQLKLQQHHQSPQQPQHQIQQQTAQQPQQQPHQHLQQMQTQTVYIQQQSQPPTNNPTNNQPQQIQANANIYMPQQLCDTSVQLHHSMPNQIGISQPPPQPSSSTTILVHQQVVASQQPALSQPHFVKQQSPSVLNQQQSQSQQTQMTQTNPVQNALMVQQPSSGIAVAQQTISQPHSQGTAPQELDGSLVVANSVPVSSNENNSLLQQQLQYQQQEQQQFMQQPIIQQQNLQHQMTHTSQDGTLHQTVASTNYNGSAVMGGQQGSNMIAPSGTPTVGGMSTSTGVQDSSSAPAIQAALPKRLTNEMKKRRNHRSTERNPKLHVLGYENNIIECEMENRPKTIKFKFDPSNVNPVEVAQDLVKQDLLSESQTTIFIEMVRDIQRQLKENPNQLPIASQCYRRSMEKVRHASLTRQRSNFKTHQRHRSRDETSTTAANFTHIFDPTIIDRQALGTGISSTTTSSTSSSPLSQQQLITSLATSQTNDEVTSLDKAQSSDENCTEGTTALLPPMQDQELNNGILGNSDDNQQTAVTTVCMITDESVNDNNSSCDENSRKASTVSTDYTSHENTPENTITSGSNLSILQPRLSLGEQDNMSAVASSSSGERQLTASMVPTEGLLSSEETEINATVTNQLEGAQENVISNPAVDALPSTAITNLSATESSSQNINQSSLSNVNNVENSKTNELMQVGDETVLPADESKVESPTNEASKTPTVTPQLKERKLSRFSVTPVILSNAAVISEQQTDILSVVDSPKPILPNTGIETQTECMIEMVDPSAESLVQQQSTDNAPFQSGSMEYTTQTTSSQLTQTMESVDPNFLNALGDGFQQQQQHEMYLQQQSLDMANHQQQAYAQQIANNFEASAVLQQQQQQLQQVQYQMQQQQYQQINIQQTILQQQQLQYPQQQGTNLMVGEANLIECDQQQLQQLQYQQQQQYHQQLQQQYATQQQQQQQQQQQQQQIQQNQQMRPVEQIGLMSAQLSVDQGTREAMANSNRMPETLEQLKIGLENITHVHVNTNKSSGSASLSSQASATALSAMVSPHPAPYPTEPGLSQQLQQPQQVVFYQSQEFSTSDANGASLSEMHEAAVTGGGTVGKAQEYIVEGTSYAAVVAGEFIAQPALQQTGAVQDLSIVGSLDQTQQYVSRRTSAELCNTTIAMVPDSLEPSSLKESVCIDSFAVDREKQLSSQGSVDRIDSVTGLQLKLTQLTVGTDSPQAVAAGAPDQQSNMPLQIHSLVSSPCVDASGEMRVPNEPKPLIRKVSRFHIQPVQEMPRAAEPHSPAVNIQLKPFVTMPDDVQTNTAFSSPTDEKSCQTFPMQYQQHQQIQPTAAAVCEVPTTNDLEAKLNQVLPKTPNVESSALNSGNMVLQGSMQQAAPALKPSHVVSSLASATSTMQIVQQQQQQQYPSQSITIQQQPQTQMQMNAQAPIPANANNGVQTTLMDSSNYAVGSQHPQSLVAPQPQQPQLPPEPIFNNSDIGQNLTAIQTHLCGLQLLPSARQQLQLLLQRQHIEHEELKLRHFLELEKFLKQQKEDMKVSSGLAASTGPHPNQTQQMISNQSSSQSVASMSSASAPEMMTDVTSPTVVSMNSAGYEMNCQGKLPMTTASSYSTSCNTDSGAGSATETDLELETYTATASNSIDAATMLQQQQQHQQFQHQPQNQQFQQ, encoded by the exons ATGGGAGCCACGAAAAGAGCATGTTTTGGCAGAAG CAATTCGGTCCAGGCAAATACACCTGTAGGAAACAGtcaagaaacacaacaaaactcgAGAGTTTCTTCGGGAAACCAGCAACAATTCAGCAACCATCGTGTAAGAAGATTACGTTCTACTAGTCAATCGACGTCTTCAACGAGCTTGAACAGTATAAACAATAATAGCAGTGGCAGTACCACAGGAAACGCTTCCTGCGTATCTACTGGTAATAATACAACAAATTGCACTGGAAGCTCCAGCAgtactagcagcagcagcacttaTAACACTACAAGTACGAACAACAATATCACTACCTACAACCACAACAATTGCAGTACTTTAAGACAGCAacgccatcatcatcttcatacAATTCGATCTAGTACTTCTAGTACAAATTCAACGGCATCCAACACGGGGGGTTTAATCTCAAGAGTATTCGAACATAGCAGTGGTAGCGGTAGCAGCAATAATTCATTGAATTGCACAAACACCACTGTAaatactgctgctactggtaCAATATCAACCGGCGGCGGTTCAGCAAACAATCCTAGTTCTAGTGTAGCGACAGCATCAGGTGGTGCCGGTGTAGGTGCAGGCAATCATTTTCGTCGAGTATCCCCTGGtgacaaaaaaatccattcaCAACTTAAAAACGATGACAAGATGGATGAAAGaaggcaacaacagcagcgaaCCCCTgttaaacaacatcaacaaacgcgCGATACAACGCCAACCAGTCGCAAAGCGGGAAATCGAAAGGACGAAGGAGGAGCAGGAGGAGCTTTGGCCATCAGTGAAACGTCaccaaagaaacacaacacagtCCGAAGTCACGGGATGATCTCAAAGCTGTCCTCCGTGGGTACTGATAAAGAAGATAATGAGGCTGCCGAGTCGATGGTAGAATCCAACACAACGGTTCCCGTTGAGCCCAACGAAAATATGGAAGATGCAACAACTCCTTTGGGTGATGATGCTGTCGAGGATCATCACCCAACTGGATCGACGAAAATGCTTCCCgagcaggaagaaaaagaacccATATGCCATGAAGAAAATTCGACCACGGAAGCAAAAGTGACACGTCGctcaaaagcagcaacaaaagaTTCTGGTATATATGGTGAACAGCAACTATCCAACCACCATCTGGACGAGAACGGAGTGGCAGAAGATGAAAAAGAGGGAGCTCATGAAAATGATGTTGCCGAAGCAGGTGTGCAGATACGTCAGACGGACCCGGAAAATATTCATCCTGCGGGTGGTTCGCGCGAGTCGGACAGTTCACAATGTCGAACCATACTTCGGTTTGTGCGTAAAAGTCTTGAAAACACAGCCATGTCAGTGATATATTCGAAAAACTTTATCGAAAACGAAACTATCGAGACGGAGTATCCACGTAATCTGGACgataatattgaaattttaagtCGAGAAGCAGAAAACTTAGCTCTGCAGTTTAAGCCTTCTGAAGAAAAGCTGGTGCAGTATGGTCCAATCTTCGATCTAGAGAAATTTGAGGAACAACggaaacagcaaaagaaagaagatgACGAGGATGAAGCTATCGGCATATCACCTTGTGGCCGGTTTCTAAAATACGATAAGGAGGTTGGTCGAGGATCGTTCAAAACTGTCTATCGTGGGTTAGATACTCAAACCGGTGTAGCTGTTGCATGGTGCGAGTTGCTG GAGAAGAAAGTGAATCGGGTTGAGCGAGCGAGATTTCGCGAGGAGGCTGAGATGCTTAAAAAACTTCAACATCCAAACATTGTGAGATTTTACAACTACTGGGAAGCGGCACCAACGGCTggaaacaagaagaaaaatattgtacTCGTTACCGAGCTGATGCTTTCCGGTACTTTGAAATC GTATTTGcgtcgatttaaaaaaattaatcccAAAGTGCTGAAATCTTGGTGTCGGCAGATTCTAAAGGGTTTGCATTTCTTACATTCACGCACGCCGCCTATCATCCATCGTGATCTGAAATGtgataatatatttataaccGGAACGACAGGGAGTGTCAAGATAGGTGATCTAGGATTAGCCACACTGAAAAACCGCAGCTTCGCAAAGTCGGTTATTGGTACGCCGGAGTTTATGGCACCCGAAATGTACGAGGAACATTATGACGAGGCAGTGGACGTGTACGCTTTCGGCATGTGCATGTTGGAGATGGCTACGTCAGAGTATCCGTACAATGAGTGTAATACACCGGCACAGATTTATAAAAAGGTAACATCCGGTGTGAAACCACAAAGTCtggaaaaggtggaaaatcCAGAGGTGCGTGAGATCATCGAACGATGCATACATGataaaaaggaaggaagacCAACGTGTAAGGAGCTGCTGAACTGTGAATTTTTCTGTGAAGACATCGGTATCAGGTTGGAACCCATATCGAAGGATTTGTTCTTAACAAACCCAGAGAATGTGCGCATGGAGTTTCGATTGCGTATCATGGATCCAAAGAAGCGTGTTAACAAACACAAAGAGAATGAAGCCATTCAATTTGACTTCGACATTCGCGTTGATGATGCTGAAGAGATTGCAAACGAAATGTACAAGTCTGGTATACTGATGGAGGACGATTCTAAGACGGTGGCAAAGATTCTCAAAGTTCAGATTCAAACATTGTTAAAAGAACGAGAGGAGAGAGCGCGACAGCAGCAAGTAGAAAAAGACAAAGAAGCTCTTCAAAAGCAAGTAATGATTGCGCAACAATTgtatcagcaacagcaactaCAGCAGCAGTTGGAAAATGATCTCCAAGTGACCGAACTTCAAGTACCACAAATGACACAACCAATGCCTGTGCAACTACCGCAACAGCAGCTGCCCCAAGCTCAAGCCCAAGGATATTATCAACCCTCGTCGCTTCCAGCTTCACAAACACAGCAAATAATGTATCAGCAGCAGATTTCTGCCCCAGTGGGCAATGAGCAGCTGCAGCAAACCTTCCAGCAACAATCAGTTGGGGGTCAGTTTGTTATAGGCCAATCAATTCCATTACAGCAGCCAATGGCACAGGTtattcagcagcagcaacagcaccaacagTTCCTTAATCAGATGGTATCAACTCAACCGACGCAGTCTAATATGGCTGTAACGCAACAATCGAACTACTTACAACAGCAAGTGTTTGTCGatccgcagcagcagcaacaatttaTGCTTCAgctacaacagcagcaagcgaCGCAACAGGGTCAGTCAGGAACAAATTTGCAGTATATACCACAAATGGGCACACAACAACAGTTGGTGCAACAATTAATGCAACTGCATCAACAAAACGTTGCTATgatgcagcaacaacaacaacaggccGAACTGCAAGAACAGATTTCGACACTAGAGCAGCAGCTCCAGGGAATTATCCCAATTCATAGTCAACCAACCCAGAAcatacaacagcagcagcaaatacagcagcaacagcatcagcaaatacagcaacaacaacaacagatacaacaccagcaacagcaaatacagcaacaacaacaacagcatatGCAGCAAAtacagcatcaacagcaacagcaaatacagcaacaacagcagcagttaaAATTACAGCAACACCATCAGTCgccacaacaaccacaacaccaAATACAGCAACAAACGGCGCAACAACCGCAGCAACAGCCACACCAGCATCTTCAGCAGATGCAAACGCAAACTGTTTACATACAACAACAATCTCAACCACCTACAAATAATCCTACGAATAACCAGCCACAGCAAATACAGGCCAATGCAAATATCTACATGCCGCAACAACTATGCGACACGTCGGTGCAGTTACACCACTCTATGCCAAATCAAATTGGAATTtcccaaccaccaccacaaccgaGCTCCTCTACCACGATTTTAGTGCATCAACAAGTAGTTGCCTCTCAGCAACCTGCATTGTCGCAACCACATTTTGTCAAGCAGCAATCGCCATCTGTACTGAATCAACAGCAGTCACAATCTCAGCAGACACAAATGACTCAGACGAATCCAGTGCAGAACGCTCTGATGGTGCAACAGCCTTCATCGGGTATAGCAgtcgcacagcaaacgatTTCTCAACCTCATTCCCAAGGAACTGCTCCACAAGAACTTGATGGTTCATTGGTAGTCGCAAATTCTGTTCCAGTTtcatcaaatgaaaataattcactaCTGCAACAGCAATTACAGTACCAACAACAGGAACAGCAGCAATTTATGCAACAGCCAATAATTCAACAACAGAACTTGCAGCATCAAATGACCCATACTTCACAAGACGGTACACTGCATCAAACTGTAGCATCGACAAACTATAATGGTAGCGCCGTTATGGGTGGACAACAAGGTTCTAATATGATAGCACCATCTGGAACACCCACTGTTGGAGGCATGTCCACTTCGACTGGTGTGCAAGATTCGAGTTCCGCTCCTGCCATACAGGCTGCACTACCGAAACGATTGACAAACGAAATGAAGAAGCGTCGCAACCATCGTTCGACCGAGCGCAATCCAAAACTGCACGTACTCGGTTACGAAAACAATATTATCGAatgtgaaatggaaaaccgaCCAAAAACAATTAAGTTTAAGTTTGACCCAAGCAATGTTAACCCGGTCGAGGTGGCCCAAGATCTA GTCAAACAAGATCTACTAAGCGAATCACAGACAACGATATTCATCGAAATGGTTCGCGATATTCAACGACAATTAAAAGAGAATCCAAACCAACTACCGATTGCATCACAATGCTATCGCCGCTCAATGGAAAAG GTGCGCCATGCGTCTCTAACACGTCAGCGTtcgaattttaaaacacaTCAGAGACATAGATCT CGCGATGAAACATCGACTACCGCAGCAAATTTTACGCACATTTTTGATCCAACCATCATCGATCGACAAGCGCTTGGAACAGGGATATCAAGTACCACCACATCTtcgacatcatcatcgccgCTGTCCCAACAACAACTGATCACATCTTTAGCTACATCGCAAACGAATGATGAAGTAACTTCTCTCGATAAAGCACAGTCCAGCGACGAAAACTGTACGGAGGGTACCACTGCCCTGCTGCCGCCGATGCAGGACCAAGAACTTAACAATGGGATACTGGGTAACAGCGACGATAACCAGCAAACGGCTGTTACTACCGTCTGCATGATAACTGACGAAAGTGTAAACGATAATAATAGCAGTTGCGATGAAAATTCGCGTAAAGCAAGTACTGTTAGTACAGATTATACATCGCACGAGAACACACCAGAAAACACAATAACTTCGGGAAGCAACTTAAGCATTCTGCAGCCTCGTTTGAGCCTCGGCGAACAGGACAATATGAGTGCAgtcgcatcatcatcatctggaGAACGTCAATTGACGGCATCAATGGTTCCAACCGAAGGATTGTTATCATCTGAGGAAACTGAAATTAATGCAACGGTGACCAATCAGCTGGAAGGAGCACAAGAGAATGTGATCAGCAATCCAGCTGTCGATGCTTTACCTTCTACAGCCATCACTAACCTTTCAGCGACGGAATCTTCTAGTCAAAATATTAATCAGTCTTCATTGTCTAATGTAAATAATGTCGAAAATAGTAAGACAAATGAATTGATGCAAGTTGGTGACGAAACAGTGCTTCCAGCCGATGAAAGTAAGGTCGAATCGCCAACCAACGAAGCGAGTAAAACACCAACGGTTACTCCCCAACTAAAAGAACGCAAACTTTCGCGTTTTTCCGTTACTCCCGTAATTTTGTCCAATGCAGCAGTCATTAGTGAACAGCAAACGGACATATTGAGCGTGGTAGATTCACCTAAACCTATTCTTCCTAATACTGGAATCGAAACTCAAACTGAATGTATGATAGAAATGGTGGACCCTTCAGCAGAATCCCTTGTTCAGCAGCAATCCACAGACAATGCGCCGTTTCAGTCTGGTTCGATGGAATATACTACACAAACTACGTCATCTCAACTCACGCAGACCATGGAATCTGTGGATCCAAACTTTCTAAATGCCCTGGGCGATGgctttcagcagcagcagcaacatgaaATGTACCTTCAACAACAATCACTGGACATGGCAAACCATCAACAACAGGCATATGCACAACAGATAGCGAATAATTTCGAGGCATCTGCGGTcctgcagcaacaacagcaacaactacAACAGGTGCAATATCagatgcaacagcagcaatatcaacaaataaatattcaacagACCAtcctccagcagcaacagttacAGTACCCTCAGCAACAAGGAACTAATTTGATGGTAGGTGAAGCCAATCTGATAGAATGCGATCAGCAACAGCTTCAACAGCTGCAgtaccaacaacagcagcaatacCATCAGCAACTACAACAGCAATATGCAACA cagcaacaacaacagcaacaacaacaacaacaacaacaacaaatacaaCAGAATCAGCAAATGAGGCCAGTAGAACAGATTGGTTTAATGTCTGCACAGCTCTCTGTCGATCAGGGTACGCGTGAAGCGATGGCTAACAGTAACCGAATGCCGGAAACGTTGGAGCAGCTAAAAATAGGCTTAGAAAACATAACCCACGTTCACGTGAACACGAATAAATCAAGCGGCTCAGCGAGCCTTTCATCGCAGGCTAGCGCTACAGCATTGTCCGCGATGGTTTCCCCGCATCCGGCTCCGTATCCTACCGAACCGGGACTCTCGCAGCAATTGCAACAACCGCAGCAAGTAGTGTTTTATCAGTCACAGGAATTTAGTACCTCGGATGCGAACGGCGCATCTTTGAGCGAAATGCACGAAGCTGCCGTCACAGGTGGTGGTACTGTTGGTAAAGCTCAAGAATATATCGTCGAAGGGACAAGCTACGCGGCTGTCGTTGCTGGCGAATTTATAGCACAACCTGCCCTACAGCAAACCGGCGCAGTGCAAGATTTATCTATCGTCGGATCACTCGATCAAACGCAGCAGTACGTATCACGACGTACATCGGCGGAGTTATGCAACACAACTATTGCTATGGTTCCAGATTCGTTAGAACCGAGCAGTTTGAAGGAATCGGTCTGCATTGACAGCTTTGCTGTTGATCGAGAAAAGCAACTTTCCAGTCAGGGTAGTGTGGATCGGATCGATAG TGTTACCGGCCTTCAGTTGAAATTGACACAGCTGACAGTTGGAACGGATTCACCTCAAGCAGTCGCTGCAGGTGCCCCAGATCAGCAATCAAACATGCCG CTACAAATCCATTCATTAGTTTCGAGCCCATGCGTTGATGCAAGCGGAGAGATGAGGGTTCCCAATGAACCGAAACCATTAATTCGGAAAGTTTCGCGCTTCCACATTCAACCTGTGCAGGAAATGCCACGTGCTGCTGAGCCACATTCACCAGCAGTTAATATACAGCTAAAACCATTTGTAACGATGCCGGACGATGTTCAGACAAACACAGCTTTTTCGTCACCAACGGATGAAAAATCATGCCAAACTTTCCCAATGCAataccagcagcaccagcaaatTCAACCGACGGCTGCGGCTGTATGTGAAGTTCCAACCACAAACGATCTGGAAGCCAAATTGAATCAAGTACTTCCGAAAACTCCAAATGTAGAATCATCTGCGCTGAACTCCGGCAACATGGTTTTGCAAGGAAGCATGCAACAAGCAGCTCCTGCTTTAAAACCATCTCATGTTGTATCGTCTTTAGCTAGCGCAACATCGACAATGCAGAttgtacagcagcagcagcagcagcagtatccTTCACAATCGATAACTATACAGCAACAGCCACAGACacaaatgcaaatgaacgCACAGGCTCCAATACCGGCAAATGCAAACA ATGGCGTGCAAACGACATTGATGGATAGCTCCAATTATGCTGTCGGTTCTCAACATCCTCAATCACTTGTGGCCCCGCAACCGCAACAGCCACAACTTCCTCCCGAGccaattttcaacaattcaGATATCGGGCAAAATTTGACCGCCATCCAGACGCATCTATGCGGGCTGCAGTTATTACCGAGCGCCCGGCAACAACTACAGCTACTGCTGCAACGCCAGCATATAGAGCACGAGGAGCTTAAATTGCGCCACTTTCTTGAGCTGGAAAAGTTTCTGAAGCAGCAAAAGGAGGACATGAAAGTATCGTCTGGTCTTGCTGCATCCACCGGCCCGCACCCGAATCAAACTCAGCAAATGATCTCAAATCAGTCCTCCTCACAATCCGTTGCCTCGATGTCATCGGCTTCAGCACCCGAAATGATGACGGACGTGACCTCGCCCACTGTGGTTTCTATGAACAGTGCCGGATACGAGATGAACTGCCAAGGAAAACTGCCCATGACGACAGCATCATCATACAGCACAAGCTGTAACACGGACAGTGGAGCTGGCAGCGCAACGGAAACAGATTTGGAACTAGAGACCTATACAGCGACTGCTTCCAATAGTATAGATGCGGCAACCATgttacagcagcagcagcaacaccagcagttTCAACATCAACCACAAAATCAACAGTTTcaacagtag